A stretch of Podospora bellae-mahoneyi strain CBS 112042 chromosome 5, whole genome shotgun sequence DNA encodes these proteins:
- a CDS encoding hypothetical protein (EggNog:ENOG503NUT6; COG:F), with the protein MTAEQVISFNSLHLPSFRSICRPPPSIPLTSTTKRKLLEGDTKKRPGPPPEPTLSTVDMRFMPCAFASFLALRGGQLGLAAATPPRNGSIANSPPEPRPDGKITPKIMIVSMFAPEAQVWYDNMPPSSHGNLLAVNITIPGLSPRYPHVHCREDLQVCQVTTCEGEINAASSAMALLLSPKFNLTKTYFLLAGIAGANPKYSTIGGVALARYTVQVALQYEFDAREMPDNFTTGYVAYGTTQPEEYPKILYGTEVFEVSNALRDAAFNYAVRANLSDNEDSKKYRARYKPEGKIFAKASSGPEVVKCDTVTSDVYYSGTLLSEAFERTTGVWTNGTGRYCMTAQEDNAVLGSLVRMAVYGVVDFSRVVVMRTGSNFDRPPPNVTAYEHLLVLKQNGFEVAIQNLYLAGIEIVNGILKDWGAVFDKGIKPCNYIGDVLGSLGGEPDFGPGSETKGVGFRPPGNSTTRAIV; encoded by the exons ATGACTGCAGAACAAGTCATTTCATTTAACTCGCTGCACCTACCCTCGTTCAGGTCAATCTGtcgaccacctccctccatcCCTCTCACCTCCACAACGAAGCGAAAGCTTCTCGAGGGTGATACAAAGAAAAGACCGGGGCCTCCCCCTGAGCCAACCCTGTCAACGGTCGATATGCGCTTCATGCCGTGCGCGTTCGCCTCATTTCTGGCCTTGCGCGGTGGCCAGCTTGGCTTGGCCGCTGCTACTCCTCCGAGGAATGGCAGCATCGCAAACAGCCCTCCTGAGCCGAGACCTGATGGGAAAATCACCCCCAAGATCATGATCGTCAGCATG TTCGCCCCCGAAGCCCAAGTCTGGTACGACAACATGccccccagcagccacgGCAACCTCCTGgccgtcaacatcaccatccccggCCTCTCCCCACGATACCCCCACGTTCACTGCAGAGAAGACCTCCAAGTCTGCCAGGTGACCACCTGCGAAGGCGAAATCAACGCCGCCTCGTCGGCCAtggccctcctcctctcccccaagtTCAACCTCACAAAGACATACTTCCTCCTAGCCGGCATAGCAGGCGCAAACCCAAAGTACTCCACCATCGGCGGCGTAGCCCTGGCGCGGTACACTGTCCAAGTAGCCCTCCAATACGAATTCGACGCCCGGGAGATGCCAGACAACTTCACGACGGGGTATGTTGCTTATGGCACCACGCAGCCGGAGGAGTATCCCAAGATTCTGTACGGGACAGAAGTGTTTGAGGTGAGCAACGCGCTGCGGGACGCGGCGTTTAACTATGCCGTCAGGGCGAATTTGAGCGATAACGAGGACTCGAAGAAGTACCGGGCGAGGTATAAGCCGGAGGGGAAGATTTTTGCCAAGGCGTCGAGCGGGCCAGAGGTGGTCAAGTGTGATACTGTCACGAGCGATGTTTATTACTCGGGGACGTTGCTGAGCGAGGCGTTTGAGAGGACGACGGGGGTTTGGACGAATGGGACGGGGAGGTACTGCATGACGGCGCAGGAGGATAATGCGGTGCTGGGTTcgttggtgaggatggcggttTATGGGGTTGTGGACTTTTCGAGGGTTGTTGTTATGAGGACTG GGTCTAACTTTGatcgtcctcctcctaaCGTCACTGCCTATGAGCATTTGCTTGTTCTCAAGCAGAATGGCTTCGAGGTTGCGATTCAGAATCTCTATCTTGCGGGGATTGAGATTGTGAATGGGATTCTGAAGGATTGGGGGGCGGTTTTTGACAAGGGGATTAAGCCTTGCAATTATATTGGTGATGTGCTTGGGTCTTTGGGTGGTGAACCAGATTTTGGTCCGGGGAGTGAGacgaagggggtggggtttaGGCCTCCTGGGAACAGCACGACAAGAGCAATAGTATAG
- the IKS1 gene encoding putative serine/threonine-protein kinase iks1 (EggNog:ENOG503NXZF; COG:T) has protein sequence MSLVPYHEREGREIVLRHHNSIVVRDPTSQRLEIRGLELTKCPTCHQSLRTSSPERRFEPATSHETYVNPDYFRMLRAGQYRRNHTQPLPPPSSPIRRLVEPFPASVSDEDGSELGRQDAESVRSSPAPHQGGGRIRREAFSPNYFNTFFIEERELGRGGKGVVLLVRHEIDGCFLGEFACKRVPVGDDHAWLEKVLVEVELLAKLSHPNLVSYRHVWLEDYQTSQFAPVVACAFILQQYCNGGDLLHYVIGDMPREATKEQLKAQMRRRSKGQTERPKMQRRLPPEEIYSLFKDITSGLAYLHAANYIHRDLKPSNCLLHREGAHLVCLISDFGEVQPEHAVRKSTGSTGTISYCAPEVLKKDVTGRYGNFTTKSDIFSLGMILYFMCFGRLPYHFANAVNEELEDIDQLRAEITDWKGFHDERRERPDLPHKLYQLLQKLLAVNPLERPTANEVLGAMKGEMPLDGVNGMRGGRNNSDGMGGHRIQNLEEPGLMRPEGTKQARVNSLTEEDDFAAVSQTSAVSLLQKRMMRAPRHRGSGGELTLGGRRSEDDSPEGEAAAASITTPLLMPPPTTALERVRNGAVLAQWRVRRWGGENEVLLRVGVFVGKMVSLSWVCWPYSSSVVVMGLLVGMATVDLVGLSRGMGDREGDGGGVVGGEGGGADDGGGSPVVIRVGPDGSPRVVHPVGGGVRNSGWMVGWRRSWVLLGAHFVVLWVASRAAVLCAAAVPIVRRGDEEWEGWL, from the exons ATGTCCCTTGTTCCCTACCACGAGCGCGAAGGTCGCGAGATTGTTCT CCGTCACCACAACTCCATCGTCGTCCGCGACCCCACCTCCCAGCGTCTCGAGATCCGCGGCCTCGAACTGACAAAATGTCCCACCTGCCACCAAAGCCTGCGAACATCATCCCCAGAGAGGCGCTTTGAGCCCGCAACGAGCCATGAAACCTACGTCAATCCCGATTACTTCCGCATGCTGCGCGCCGGCCAGTATCGACGGAACCACACGCAGCCTCTCCCGCCACCGTCGAGTCCTATCCGGCGGTTGGTCGAACCGTTTCCGGCCTCGGTATCTGATGAAGACGGGAGCGAGCTTGGACGGCAAGACGCCGAGTCTGTGAGGAGCTCACCGGCGCCTCACCAGGGCGGCGGCCGCATTCGACGAGAGGCGTTCAGCCCGAATTACTTTAATACTTTCTTTATCGAGGAGCGAGAGCTTGGCCGAGGCGGCAAGGGTGTTGTCTTGCTTGTGCGGCACGAGATTGACGGCTGCTTTCTGGGAGAGTTTGCCTGCAAAAGGGTGCCAGTGGGAGATGACCACGCCTGGCTTGAAAAGGTGTTGGTAGAGGTTGAGCTGCTTGCGAAGctctcccatcccaacctTGTCTCCTACCGGCACGTCTGGCTTGAGGACTATCAGACCAGCCAGTTTGCGCCTGTAGTTGCGTGCGCATTCATCCTGCAGCAATACTGCAATGGCGGCGATCTGCTGCACTACGTCATTGGCGACATGCCGAGGGAGGCCACGAAGGAGCAGCTCAAGGCCCAGATGCGCCGTCGCTCCAAAGGCCAGACAGAACGTCCCAAGATGCAGCGTCGCTTGCCCCCTGAGGAGATTTACTCGCTCTTCAAGGATATTACGTCCGGCTTGGCCTATCTGCATGCTGCAAACTACATCCACCGCGACCTGAAACCTAGTAACTGTCTACTGCATCGCGAGGGGGCTCATTTGGTTTGCCTGATTAGCGACTTTGGGGAAGTCCAACCGGAACATGCGGTTCGTAAGTCGACCGGTTCGACGGGTACGATCTCGTACTGCGCGCCGGAGGTTCTCAAAAAGGATGTCACGGGGAGGTACGGAAACTTTACCACCAAGTCAGACATCTTTTCGTTGGGGATGATTCTGTATTTCATGTGCTTTGGCAGGTTACCCTACCACTTTGCCAACGCGGTGaatgaggagttggaggatatCGACCAGCTCCGCGCCGAGATTACGGACTGGAAGGGGTTTCACGATGAGCGGAGGGAGCGGCCGGATCTGCCGCACAAGCTGTATCAGTTACTTCAGAAGCTTCTGGCGGTTAATCCGCTCGAGCGGCCTACTGCTAACGAGGTGCTTGGTGCgatgaagggggagatgCCGTTGGATGGGGTGAACGGGATGCGTGGGGGGAGGAACAACTCggacgggatgggggggCATAGGATTCAGAATTTGGAGGAGCCGGGTCTGATGAGGCCGGAGGGGACGAAGCAGGCGAGGGTGAATTCTCttacggaggaggatgattttgCTGCTGTTTCGCAGACTTCGGCGGTTTCACTTTTgcagaagaggatgatgagggctCCGAGGCATAGAGGGTCGGGAGGGGAGTTGACTTTGGGGGGCAGGAGGAGTGAGGATGATTcgccggagggggaggcggcggcggcgagcaTTACCACGCCTTTGTTGATGCCGCCGCCTACTACTGcgctggagagggtgaggaatGGGGCTGTGCTGGCGcagtggagggtgaggagatgggggggggagaatgaGGTTTTGCtgagggtgggggtgtttgTAGGGAAGATGGTGAGTCTGAGTTGGGTTTGTTGGCCTTACAGTTCttctgtggtggtgatggggttgttggtggggatggcGACGGTGGATTTGGTTGGGCTTAGccgggggatgggggatagggagggagatgggggtggggttgttgggggggagggagggggagctgatgatgggggtggtagTCCTGTTGTTATTAGGGTTGGTCCTGATGGTAGTCCGAGGGTTGTGCACccggttggtggtggtgtaaggAACTCGGGCTGGATGGtaggatggaggaggagttgggtgtTGCTCGGGGCGCACTTTGTTGTGTTATGGGTTGCGTCCCGTGCTGCGGTCCTTTgtgcggcggcggtgccgattgtgaggaggggtgatgaagaatgggagggttggttgtGA
- a CDS encoding hypothetical protein (EggNog:ENOG503PTEJ), translated as MAPPKLNGQLPYQSCRRLFQQQALSRRTFTTSSPSFSDVPKQTSRFAKKTETQVPPVNQTQPKPNVVVNPPAAPTTVPKPSAVRRPGVGTPTMKPKQPVDINSKEYKRVARKVTSLMVALPFLIVTSYYLWDRLSLGRPVPPPSDDASSAPSSEPKKA; from the exons ATGGCTCCTCCAAAGCTCAACGGGCAGCTCCCGTACCAAAGCTGCAGACGATTGTTTCAGCAACAAGCTCTGTCGAGACGAACCTTTACGACATCTTCCCCATCCTTCTCGGACGTGCCCAAGCAGACGTCGAGATTCGCGAAAAAGACAGAAACCCAGGTCCCTCCCGTCAACCAAACCCAGCCGAAGCCGAATGTTGTGGTAAACCCACCAGCCGCACCGACGACCGTGCCGAAACCGTCTGCTGTGCGCCGCCCTGGCGTTGGGACACCTACAATGAAGCCAAAGCAGCCGGTGGACATCAACAGCAAGGAGTACAAGCGTGTGGCGAGAAAGGTCACGAGCCTCATGGTTGCGCTGCCCTTCTTGATTGTCACATCGTACTACCTCTGGGACCGAC TCTCTCTTGGCAGGCCAGTCCCTCCTCCGTCCGATGATGCCTCCTCCGCTCCGTCCTCTGAACCCAAGAAAGCGTAG
- a CDS encoding hypothetical protein (EggNog:ENOG503NXZT; COG:B) — protein sequence MSTGAVSTGRRKSPLEGVSDRSSQDRTTSPSPSTRSSSKPQIRHRASIACASCRERRIRCVVAEGESECTQCRKTGHTCIIKNDDERRRPISKAYMSSLSNRIALLEEMLKEQGVTPPPAVHPPKTRQDAISRQQQQQQQEQEEARMRERSTSSEPKHGSSVEIQVPTPPGSGEEDTLMSESEQSKTIDLTDMTSSSSSSSLIDPLLLQELGTTPDADVRRLLSARGSHSFDPSAGRVRFFGPTANSHVHGKSACLFDNEGRPDRARRAATLIETLGSSTIDYLTKCFWEHYFYSGSMVVDRAAFETGRLTQDPKFYSPFLHLTLLAIGYRFADRTRDDIKKLSVGSRESTLHREAKGLLEVEIDQGGGVPSVQGMLLLADLEFGVGRDSAGWMYLGIANRLAFDIGLHVNYSGVDISETERRLRRQVMAGSIAFDRQWALILGRPTSIKAQDISIDLLSKGAFNSTHGQMTAEAKTYAAGQAALQQKRFELMELAGKVSDLQNTTHGISDLTAKAAEDRTYLYFLALERQFQTWYRQLPDCLAWKPINIKSAPIGFFLLHQQFHTCMILLHRPWAKYGPLVPDSTAAASRYAAPESSLQLQASLGTLPRQDNRASLSRSMCTQHAVRVARIFWQQRQRFDGTKIGLEAIQQAGTAALALMAALAHKSAELDHQSNLKYLQVVSAAIYDMSHAYQPASRMYSLLKTMLADIRTEMVSSGSLEASALLNRFNQGNPTTNMIFGSNSWNLSNESSRFTPARRTLSMCAGPEEGREAKRRRFSTQTAPDVVFSTMAVFGSSPLGGPASPQLAHPQENSGQEELGEPLREIPDITPESDFDLDSFHASFVEFINNGSKGWATATPTITTETTLEATPLPTPACEEAPSTSNTDAVIVQDEPAAQQPADDAMADMTIEEWLAEPGVSSGLAAMEAEVRQHCDSRFSPVADAPVPTAEGGEVPPPPLPEMQQNDLTMPVTLELGTADNGGIHTMDWLATAPPPPRPSRRISRTSISNTIRPPLAPPETDLFVNALAIPARQTSLPPPPLPSSAPLPMTPVTLDELVQSVEEAVDSARARARDREREKSVAAAGKGQVSSPEAGRNLSLDYFQL from the exons ATGTCAACAGGGGCTGTGTCAACAGGGAGGCGCAAATCACCTCTCGAAGGAGTGTCTGACAGGTCTAGTCAAGACcgcaccaccagccccagTCCCTCCACTCGCTCATCGAGCAAGCCACAGATCAGACACAGAGCCTCCATTGCGTGTGCCTCGTGCCGTGAGAGACGAATTCGTTGTGTCGTGGCCGAGGGAGAGTCAGAGTGCACCCAGTGCAGGAAGACGGGCCACACATGTATCATCAAGAACGATGATGAGCGAAGGAG GCCAATATCCAAAGCCTACATGTCATCACTATCCAATCGAATTGCTCtcttggaggagatgttgaAGGAACAAGGAGtcacaccccctcccgctgTCCACCCTccaaagacaagacaagatgcCATCTCgaggcaacaacaacaacaacaacaagagcaagaagaagctcggaTGCGGGAAAGGTCGACCAGTTCTGAGCCCAAGCATGGGAGTTCGGTCGAGATCCAGGTTCCCACACCACCAGGCTcaggcgaggaggacacCCTCATGAGCGAGTCAGAACAGAGCAAGACCATTGACTTGACGGACAtgacctcatcatcatcatcatcatcactgatCGATCCGCTATTATTGCAAGAGCTCGGGACGACGCCAGATGCCGATGTCCGGAGGTTGCTGTCAGCAAGGGGCAGCCACTCGTTCGATCCATCGGCTGGGAGGGTTCGATTCTTTGGCCCCACCGCCAACAGCCATGTCCATGGAAAATCGGCATGCCTGTTTGACAATGAGGGCCGTCCAGACCGGGCACGAAGGGCTGCCACCTTGATCGAGACGCTGGGCTCGTCCACCATTGACTACCTTACCAAGTGCTTCTGGGAGCATTATTTTTACTCTGGCTCCATGGTCGTCGACAGGGCGGCATTTGAAACGGGCAGACTGACACAGGACCCCAAGTTCTACTCCCCGTTCCTTCACCTCACCCTGTTGGCCATTGGCTACCGGTTCGCTGACCGCACCCGGGATGATATCAAGAAGCTCTCTGTCGGAAGCCGCGAGAGCACACTCCACCGGGAAGCGAAAGGCctgttggaggttgagattgATCAAGGTGGCGGTGTCCCGAGCGTCCAGGGaatgctgttgctggctgaCTTGGAGTTTGGTGTCGGCCGTGACAGCGCTGGATGGATGTATCTGG GCATTGCAAACCGTCTTGCCTTCGATATAGGTCTCCACGTCAACTACAGCGGGGTAGACATCTCTGAGACGGAAAGGCGGCTGCGGCGTCAGGTTATGGCGGGCTCCATCGCGTTCGACCGTCAGTGGGCCTTGATCCTTGGTCGTCCAACCTCGATCAAGGCTCAAGACATCAGCATCGACCTCCTATCCAAGGGTGCCTTCAACTCGACACATGGCCAGATGACCGCCGAGGCCAAAACATATGCGGCTGGCCAAGCTGCCCTCCAGCAGAAGCGCTTTGAGCTTATGGAGCTGGCTGGCAAGGTATCCGACCTGCAGAACACGACACATGGCATCTCAGATTTGACTGCCAAAGCCGCCGAGGACAGAACCTATCTCTACTTTCTGGCCTTGGAACGCCAGTTTCAGACGTGGTATCGACAGCTTCCAGACTGCCTGGCCTGGAagcccatcaacatcaagtCGGCCCCCATCGGCTTCTTTCTGCTTCATCAGCAATTCCACACATGCATGATCCTGCTTCACAGGCCCTGGGCCAAGTATGGGCCATTGGTTCCGGAcagcactgctgctgcttcccgGTATGCGGCGCCCGAGTCTTCGCTGCAGCTCCAGGCCTCTCTCGGCACCTTACCTCGTCAGGACAACCGGGCGTCTCTATCTCGCAGCATGTGCACTCAGCATGCGGTCCGGGTTGCGAGGATATTTTGGCAGCAGCGCCAGCGCTTTGATGGCACCAAGATTGGTCTTGAGGCCATCCAACAAGCCGGCACTGCTGCCCTCGCTCTGATGGCTGCCTTGGCCCACAAGAGTGCCGAGCTGGACCATCAGAGCAATCTCAAATACCTACAGGTTGTTTCTGCGGCTATCTACGACATGAGCCATGCCTATCAGCCAGCTTCAAGGATGTACAGCCTCCTCAAGACCATGTTGGCTGATATTCGGACTGAGATGGTCAGCTCTGGCTCTTTGGAAGCCAGTGCCTTGCTCAACCGGTTCAACCAAGGGAACCCCACCACGAACATGATCTTTGGCAGCAACTCGTGGAATCTCAGCAACGAGAGCTCTCGCTTCACCCCCGCGAGACGAACCCTCAGCATGTGCGCCGGGCCCGAAGAGGGTCGTGAGGCCAAACGCCGGCGGTTTTCCACCCAGACAGCACCCGACGTGGTGTTCTCTACCATGGCTGTGTTCGGGAGCAGCCCTCTTGGCGGTCCGGCATCCCCTCAGCTGGCTCATCCACAAGAGAACTCTGGTCAGGAGGAACTAGGAGAGCCTCTGCGGGAGATTCCAGATATCACCCCAGAGTCAGACTTTGATCTTGACTCGTTCCACGCCTCATTTGTTGAATTCATCAACAACGGCAGCAAGGGGTGGGCTACGGCAACCCCCACAATCACAACGGAGACGACACTTGAGGCGACCCCGCTCCCCACTCCCGCCTGCGAGGAGGCTCCCTCGACCAGCAATACTGATGCCGTCATTGTGCAGGACGAACCGGCAGCTCAGCAGCCGGCGGATGATGCCATGGCTGACATGACGATTGAAGAGTGGCTTGCCGAACCGGGAGTGAGCTCCGGGCTCGCCGCCATGGAGGCCGAAGTCCGGCAGCACTGCGACTCGCGATTCTCACCCGTCGCAGACGCACCCGTGCCCACTGCCGAAGGGGGCGaggtgccgccgccgccgttgcccGAGATGCAACAAAATGACCTCACCATGCCAGTCACGCTGGAACTTGGCACTGCGGACAATGGAGGGATTCACACCATGGACTGGCTCGCCACCGCCCCGCCACCCCCCCGGCCCTCGAGGAGGATCTCCAGGACGAGCATCTCGAACACGATTCGCCCTCCGCTCGCGCCTCCCGAGACGGATTTGTTTGTCAACGCCTTGGCTATTCCCGCGAGGCAGACGTCccttccaccgccgccactgCCGTCATCTGCACCGCTTCCCATGACGCCAGTGACGCTGGATGAGTTGGTGCAGagcgtggaggaggcggtggactCTGCgcgggcgagggcgagggacagggagagggagaagtcggttgctgctgctggtaagGGGCAGGTGTCGAGCCCCGAGGCCGGGAGGAATTTGTCGTTGGATTATTTCCAGTTGTGA
- a CDS encoding hypothetical protein (EggNog:ENOG503PR5U): MKFSLALITVGLFGGALAQQGVQCPGSWYLQPDDCMCMNSREGYLLKTQTLDCCKKLGYKTYNNICAVDRNKRQTFKDCCKDLNQESVIGHCR, from the exons atgaagttctctctcgctctcatCACAGTTGGTCTGTTCGGTGGTGCGCTTGCACAGCAAGGGGTCCAGTGCCCAGGAAGCTGGTATCTTCAGCCAGATGACTGCATGTGTATGAACAGCAGGGAGGGATATCTGCTCAAGACACAGACGTTGGATTGCTGCAAGAAGCTGGGGTACAAGACTTATAACAAC ATCTGCGCCGTGGACAGAAACAAGCGCCAGACGTTCAAGGACTGTTGCAAGGATCTCAACCAGGAGAGCGTCATTGGCCATTgccgttga
- a CDS encoding hypothetical protein (COG:C; EggNog:ENOG503P20Q) has translation MKEALVSKGPQVEIVNTPIPSLPSPDHILIRVVVTGTNPKDWKLPDLYEQDARTNSGDDIAGIVHTVGANVFEFKPGDRVAAFHEMRTPHGSFAEYAVAWQHTTFHIPSNISFEEAAALPLAAMTSVVGLYDRLGLPQPWSPEVSRDEVTDIPLLIYGASSAVGFYGLQFALRSNMHPLICVAGSAKEYVRGFIDESKGDVVVDYRDGPEATVEGIKRALKGRELKYALDAVSLPESLDNIAEVLSTDGGHVTLVLGHPKKGLKEGQKYSVTMVGDVHNDHRDLGYVYFRYIARGLAEGWFKPQRVEVVPGGLGGVRKALEDLKKGRASGVKYVMRIEETEGLVKGDRHHRLLTHNFTPTPTFNKIQFTTALLLALQATFALTSSAPAPAADLSTAQLEAECGSLHANTYNETALPSDVDPAQIRHCVETPPAPPPRKTPSANATASRAARPSTAAAGAGTAGGAAAGAGARGAGRR, from the exons ATGAAAGAAGCCCTCGTCAGCAAAGGCCCTCAGGTCGAAATAGTtaacacccccatcccctccctcccttccccggaccacatcctcatccgcgTCGTCGTCACCGGCACCAACCCAAAAGACTGGAAACTCCCCGACCTCTACGAGCAGGACGCACGCACCAACTCAGGCGATGACATCGCCGGCATAGTCCACACCGTCGGTGCCAACGTCTTTGAGTTCAAGCCCGGCGACCGCGTCGCCGCCTTCCACGAGATGCGCACCCCCCACGGCAGCTTCGCCGAGTACGCCGTCGCCTGGCAGCACACCACCTTCCACATCCCCAGCAACATCTCGttcgaggaggctgccgctCTGCCCCTCGCGGCCATGACCTCTGTTGTGGGGTTGTACGACCGGTTGGGGCTCCCGCAGCCGTGGTCGCCCGAGGTGAGCAGAGACGAGGTGACGGATATTCCGCTGCTGATTTACGGCGCGTCGTCCGCGGTGGGGTTTTACGGGTTGCAGTTTGCGCTGAGGAGCAACATGCACCCTTTGATCTGCGTGGCTGGGTCGGCGAAGGAGTATGTGAGGGGGTTTATCGATGAGTCaaagggggatgtggttgttgattaCAGGGATGGACCGGAGGCGACGGTGGAGGGAATCAAGAGGGCgctgaaggggagggagttgaagTATGCTCTTGATGCGGTTTCGTTGCCGGAGAGTCTCGACAATATTGCCGAGGTGCTGTCGACGGATGGGGGCCATGTCACTCTTGTGCTTGGACATCCgaagaaggggttgaaggaggggcaaAAGTACAGCGTTACCATGGTGGGCGATGTTCATAACGATCACAGGGATTTGGGGTATGTTTACTTTAGGTATATTGCTAGGGGGTTGGCCGAGGGCTGGTTTAAGCCGCAGAGGGTCGAGGTCGTGCCCGGTGGATTGGGGGGTGTTCGGAAAGCGTTGGAGgacttgaagaaggggagggcgagTGGAGTCAAGTATGTGATGAGGAttgaggagacggaggggtTGGTCAAGGGGGATAG ACATCACCGTCTTCTCACACACAACTTCACACCAACGCCAACCTTCAACAAAATTCaattcaccaccgccctcctccttgccctccAGGCCACCTTCGCCCTCACCAGctccgcccccgcccccgcggCCGACCTTTCCACCGCCCAACTCGAAGCCGAGTGCGGCAGTCTCCACGCCAACACCTACAACGAGACCGCTCTCCCCTCCGACGTTGATCCAGCCCAGATCCGTCACTG CGTCGAAACCCCTCCGGCACCGCCACCGAGGAAAACACCCTCGGCAAACGCGACTGCGTCCCGGGCAGCGCGGCCCAGTACGGCTGCGGCAGGGGCGGGTACTGCTGGAGGCGCTGCGGCGGGAGCGGGGGCTCGTGGTGCTGGCAGGCGGTGA